The nucleotide window GTTAAAAGACCAGATAGAGAGTTTGTAAAAGTGAAAtttaagttgttttttttttttataaaaatgagagATTTTCCATCTTGTTTTGGGGAAAATGGGGTACAAGTAGCTGATACTTCATCATCCAATAATGCTAAAAATGGACAGAATTTGGTTACTCGTGTCTATCAATCTCGTTTTCGAGGTCGGCCTTGCTTGATCAATATTTCATGGAGTAAGAATTTGATGGGTCAAGGGCTAAGTTTGGGAATTGATGATGCAGCGAACCAATGTCTTTGTAAGGTTGATATCAAGCCTTGGCTGTTCTCTAAAAGAAAAGGTTCTAAGAGCTTAGAAGCTTATACTTGTGTAATTGACATATATTGGGACCTTTCTTCAGCAAAATTTGGATCCGGGCCTGAACCATTAGAGGGATTTTACGTTGGTGTTGTTGTTGATAGGCAAATGGTTTTGCTTCTTGGGGATATGATAAAAGAAGCTTTCAAGAAGACTGGTGCTATTCCTGCTCCTTCTAAGGCTATTTTCGTGGCTAAAAGAGAGCACGTTTTCGGCAAGAAAGTATTTAGTACCAAGGCACAGTTTTGTGATTATGGGCAAATTCATGATCTTGTGATTGAATGTGACACAAGTGGTGTTAATGATCCTTGCCTTATGATTCGTGTAGATGGAAAAATGATGATGCAGGTAAAGCGGCTACGGTGGAAGTTCAGAGGAAATAATACTATTTTGGTTGATGGGTTCGCTGTTGAAGTTTTTTGGGATGTTTACAGTTGGCTCTTCGGTGCATCACTTGGAAATGCTGTTTTCTTGTTCAAGACATGCCTTTCAGCTGAGAAGTTGTGGGCTAGTGGACCTCTTTCTGATCCAAATACATTGCCTTGGTCTTTCTCACAGAGGTTCCTTGATTCCAAGTCACAAGGTCTTGGTTTTTCGCTTATTTTGTATGCTTGGAAGAATGAATAGAGCCATTTGGGAATTTTTCTTTGAAAGCTAACAGAAGCTTTAAGTGAGTGGTATTCTACATATATGTTGTTGATTTACATTTAAACTGATTAAAAATAGGTCCATTTGTAATTTTTCTCCCCTTTACCTCTTGAGTAACCGGAGGTCTGAAGCAATTGAATGGTTGTAGgatcattttatcattttagtaaGATAGATGTATATTCTACACAAAATGGTGGTTAATTTCCTTTTATGTGTTCTACATGAAAAGATTTCAAATGCTTGTTTCGCACCATTTATATTATCTACTATTTGGCTTTCTTTTCTACAATTCTGAGAATTGAATCTCCTGATATATCATTTTGCTTTCCTGGAATAGTGATACTTCTGTGCTAATTTTGGTTGAGTCTCCTATTTTGTGGTTATGTATTTATATTCCATTTAACATGGATATTTTTTCTCCTTGATGATAAAAGTTATAATTATCCTCTAAAGGTATCCTTTGGTTTGTAAAAACTCAGAAAGTACtgatatttagtttgaattctgTTTTATTTCTCTTAATGGTGACATACTTTACTTATGTAAGTAATGTACAAATAGAGCCAAAGCTATTGTTTGTGGACAAAAAACCGGATATGGATGGATGCAGGAGCCTTGGAAGGTGATGCATCTTCACATTGCTCTAATCTTATGATCAATATGGTTATTCCAGCACAAATACTGGGGTCATTGAAGAAATTTGAGTTAGTTTTCATAATATGTTAGTGGGAGCACGGTGGCTCTAGGTCATTCAAATGTGCAATGTGCTAGCAATGACACCATATACTTACATACAACAGGTAATTCCCATTGCCTAGCCCTTTCCTAGAATGATATAATTTTCCCTTTGGATATTCATTTACTCTATTACTGCATTAATCTTGGGTTTTAGTACTCCACACATTACCAGGGACATCTTTCTACTGTTGCAATTTCTTGTTCACTATGCAAAGCCATTAGGAACCTTCAGTAATGCTGCAGCTAtgatttttcccttttatcgATGTTCTTCCGAGCAGCCCTTGCTTTTGATACAACTATCTGATGGTCAGTTTGTGTCTGCCTGTTTCAAAAGGGAAAGTACATATTCCTGAAGGCTGAAAGTGTATGCAATGTCTTAACTCTTCATAACTCTCTGGTCTGCAAAGATTGTTTATGCATGTTTTGTTTGAGAAAATCTGACAGTTTGAACTCTAGCTTCAATAATCTTATTATTACCTCACGTATCATTTTCCACAGTAGAAAAACTCATCTTTTGATATCTAAAATTGTTTACTCTTGGCTGTCAGAAGCATGAATCCCTTCTGtctttcattcattttattttctcaagtttAATTCAAGCTCAATTTGGGGTGCATTTACACAATTAGAAGCAATTATACTATCCATGGATCTCTGGCTGTCTTTTGTCAACTTCAAAGTCATTATAACATATAGCAAATATTGAATTATGTGGAGCTTTGCATGTGCTGGTACAGAGACCATTGTCATACATTATCAACAAAAATACCGTACAACAGGGAGAACCTGGAGGCATAGAGAATGTGGctttaaattttaaagcaaTCTGACCTAATTCTGGGTTCAATTTCGGAAGGGTTAGGAAAATggatgaagaaagaagaataaaactACTGTTTCTGGTGAGAagaagcaaaccgtattttgaATCAAGGACTACCGTGTCAGCAAGAATTTCACTGTCTTTTGTGACAAGGAATGTGAAGGAAACAAGAGGAGGAATTGTAGGCCATTACCAATGGCAATTTTTCTGCATATTTGTCAACTTGATTATTTGTAACTTTGTCACCAACTCTTCATACAGCCCATAATAAAGCGGATTAAAGAATAAGattacttaaaaagaaaattttgggtCGTTTGATCATGAATCCTtcttttgtttctatttttctttatagaAATTTGTGAAATCCTTATTTGTTTTGCTTTtcaaaatgaggaaaaaaatgaaTGGGTGAAAGACAGTTTATGGgtcttattttataaattactatcatcttattttataatatttaatatttttaatttaaaccgaAATAAGTGGTTAAAAACCCGACCCAGCCCAAACATAGGCCCATCTCTTTTATCTTTGACGCTGGAATGGCCTTTCCTTTTCCCATTGACATCTCTCCGCGTTACAGCCGACCTTAGTTGTCTCACCCCTTCAACGCTGGTAAGTTttcattgatttctttttatgttatgattttttccTTTGCTCGATCTAATTTTATTTCGATTATTAATTCCAATGTCATATTTATGTCAGCAATCTCATGTAATTAAATCCTTAGGGTTAGTTGTGTTTGGGGAATTTTCACGGTTTTggtgaaaagtaaaaaaaataaataaataaataaaagaaagaaacgTAGTGTGATGGATTCACAAGAtaggttaaatttttatatttttagcatAATTGGAAACAATTGTTGCTCGAAAAAATTGTGGTCTTTGATGTTCCGGGTGGTTTTTATAGGTAAATCTGGAATGTGGGTGATGGTTTATGATGCTCAATAGGATTAGAAGGAATTAAAATCAGTTATATTGCTTtctgtcaatttttttattccttaaGTTGACATTATTGAAATCTGGTTTTGGTTGCATTTACAAGATAAGTTTACCTTTGACTTTGGCTAGCAAGAAGGTTAATCTATGACTAACTTTTGAGTTTTAGAGAGTTagaataattcaattaaatcttTCCCCAGTGACATTAATCTAAACAACAACTTTTCTTTGTGGTTATGGCATTTTTGGGGGTGCATTTGTAGGCAGCCTATTGAGGAAAAAACAATATCTGCGATCCTACTTTTGAAAACTGTTCTATGCCCTTCTATTCTAGAAGGGATTAAAAAAACCATCTATCAAGTGTTTATCTAAACTGtgcttctgttttttttatccCAAATCTTTTGTGTCTATTATAATGAATGCTTTAAGATTAAGAAGTGAAAGAGTTTTTgactttcttttttgtttgataaaaaaggaaataactTAAGCTTACTATTAGTCCTATTCCTATTTAATGATGTTGCATTTTAGCCTCACATTATGTATATTCAGTACTTCTAGGTTCACAATTTggaatgtaattaaaattaagtgatTGCTGGAATTTCAGTTGGTTAAAGTTTTTCTACCTTGTTTTTTGCAATATGTTCTCTAGTAATAATCGTCCAATACTTGTTAAAAATACATGGAGTAATCACTGTTCTTGATGAGAATTGTGATAATCCCCTCATCCAGTTTGTTGGTAACTGATTGCAGTAAATTTACTTTGAAGTATAATCATGGATTATTGGGCAAAACTAATGGAAATGTGCAATGCTAggcaaaactaaaaatttatgatctattaaacctaattttatcatcataggataaaaaaaatagaaggcCAATGAGTGCAACCAGTGCAAGACCTTCTGCCTCTGTTACAAACACCATCACTGTAGAAAATGCAGGGAGCAGTCAATCTCAAACTCTGGTCCTGCGGCTGAACCGGAGGAAGAAGAAGGTAACATGGAAAGAGGGAACTGTAGACAATGAATTCATGCAAAAGAAGAGCTCCAAGAAGTGCTGCATTTTCCACAAAGAGAAGCCATTTGATGAAGATACCAGCGATGAAGaggatcatcatcatcatcatcatcatagtCATGATCATGACCATAATCCAAAGGATGCCAGTGGAAGCTCAACCACTGGTTGATTAATTGATTCCATGCCATCCATGTTAGTGGGCACTTACAGGAAAAAAGGAAGAATTTATTGATAGGGTAATGGAAACAGACATTGGAATATTGATATTCTATCTGTTAAGAGATTTGGtatgtatgatttttttttgttttccaaatatttgtatttttttcatattaaattaattgaggCATTGAGTAATGACAATTTGTCATATCATCACACAGCTGTCAGCCTCCAAAAGTTCCAGTAAATCTGTCATAGATAGTGCCACTGGATCAACAATGGAATATtctgattgaattttttactgtgcatattttattttttttataatttttgtgtttgtgCCATATTTATATTActgatttttcatatttcttttatttcaaattaaattcttattgttttacttattgataaaattaaaaaatattttcacaaactaaactaatttttattatacgaTTTTGTGGTAATTTCGTTGATGaaaagtattaattaattttaaaggattaaaaaaaaagaaatgaagtcCCATCGCCCTGTGTAGCAGTAGCCAGCACGTTTCTTGAGGTATCCAGGTGGCACACAGCTGTCTGATACTTCATTTTGTTCatgtatcatatatttataagtCCTATCAACGATACGACGCCGTTCAACCGGCTTCAATCCTTGCACCGAAACTGCCCTCAATTGAACTGACGTTTTTATCCTCCTCAACGGTAACTTTCTTCGCTTAAAACAAACAACAAGACAAATTACTCAATCCGTTGGCTAATACCAAAACTGTCATTTCAGGACCGCCCAAATCGAAGATATTGAGGGTACTTTGGTCattaaaataagaatgaaaggaagaagaagaaaaagggccAGAAATCTAGCTCACTGTGCTTAACTGCATTAGATTGAGTGAGTCATGGACGAGTCAAGCGACTCGGTATGCATAGACATTGGCATGGCTCCTTTGGGAGGGAAGGTAAACAAGCTAAATTAACCACAAAAAACATTATCTTTTCCCCCCTTTTTCTCTATATTGAATTGTTTAAAGTCTGATTGATGTGTTTTACTTTGTCATTTCtttatgtttgtttaaatataatgtcaaaattcaaatttgtgtttttgcAGGAATGTGTGGTGAAAACAACTAAAGGTTCAGTGTCTGTGTTTGTGTGTGGTGATCAAGAGAAACCTCCTTTGGTAACATACCCAGATATTGCTCTTAATTGTAcgtttcatttctttctttctttcttttctttttcatttaatgGTGTCAGTTAAATTCTTCTTAAGGGTTTAGGTGGTGGTTAAATCAGTTGAGATTGGTTTATGGTTTTAGTGTTGAGGGGTTCTTTTTTTCTTAGTGATGGGTTTTGAgtataatgaaattgaaatgaatgtaattttggattttttgttCTTCTGTGGATTTACAGTCATGCTTTGTTTCCAAGGCCTATTCTTTTGCCCAGATGCAGCTTCTTTGTTGCTTCATAACTTCTGCATTTATCATATCAATGCCCCTGGGCATGAGGTCAGTATAAGTGTTACGGTTTAGTTTGtgtgataataattaattctttttttcacCATTTGTTTAAGAGTTCTGTGCAGTTAGGAGCTCATGAAATTTCTTCAGATGTTCCACTGCTTAGTGTAGATGACTTAGCCGAGCAAGTTGTGGAGGTGCTCGATTTTTTTGGGTATGCAAGTCTTCTTCTTTTACCTGCATTTTTGTATTATTCTCATGGTAATTAGTCTTAAACTGAATATTGTGGTTTCATTTTATTAAGAGAAATCTTAGAGGACTTGGATTTTCTTCAATAGTGATAACTCAACTGAAGAAAAACCAAGTAGACAGCATGTTTTGTTAAAACTGATGAATTAGATATGATCAGCTTATTGATAGTAGTCAATGGAGAATCATTCTCAATAGCTATGTGAAGGacattaatattgttttattatgtaGTAGAAATTTAGAACCATTGGTGATCTACTTGCAATGCAAAGACTTCTGTgagaattttaaagaaatagACAACTAAATACTGTaggataatattttgaataattgatAATGGCATGTAGAGGTAATTTGGTTAAGCTAGATATGGCATGATATAACAAGGTTGTGCTTAATCCTAtcttcatttcatttctttgaCATGGTTATTAAATGTTAGGTCCCTGTCTGTTGGAATCCAATACTTTTGAGACTCTCTTCAATGTGCTCCTTGCCAAACAGATATGTTTCCTTCATAGCAGAATAGTAGTAATCCTCCCCTCACTATTAAAGTGAGTTCTGCAGAAAGATTTAACTCCCCTGACATGCTCTAATATCTCCTTGCAGTCTCTCTTTACTGTTCAAGGAGATATATACACAATAATTTTCTGGAGACAGCAAAGGATAGGCGCAGAAAATTTTTGCAAATGCTCTTTCGAAATTATCGTAGTTAGAATCGAGTGTCATGCTGGTATGAGGATCTGTAAGGGGGCCTTGGTGTCTCAAGCCAAGAGTACCTGGCCTTATGCCATTAGGGGTTGGGGTGTTAGGGTGCTGTTGCTTATGGTTTCTAAGTAGTTATTTGATTTGTGATTTCTATTACTTTTTTAGTTTTCCtgcttaaattaaaaaagtcgATGCCATCTATATTTCCTTTACATGGCACTAGTAGAAAGATCTTGATATCTGTCTCTACCCACTGTGTTAAGCAAATATATTTACTCAAAGCTATCATTTGCATTAATCTTTTCCTGTTACATTACCCATACCCTTATCTAAAGCTctatttattgtttttggtaATTCAGACTGAAAAAAGTACTGTGCTTGGGAGTGACTGCTGGTGCTTACATCCTCACACTCTTTGCGGTATGTTCATGAAGTTAACTGTCTTTTTATTGTTCCgagatttttcttcaaacatgaatttatgtatttttacaATGTGGCAGATGAAGTATGAAGAGCGGGTGCTTGGATTAATACTTGTCTCCCCTATTTGCAAAGCACCTTCTTGGGCAGAGTGGTTTTACAATAAGGTTCATATATACACGTATTAAATCAACAGCATTTGTGATTGAGAAATAAATGGCCATCAATCACCATTTAATTATTGTACTATAAAAATGACATGCTGTCTGTATGAAAGAAAGATAATGAGAGAGCAACTTCAGAAAACCCATTTGACCAAGGAAAAAATGTGTCATCCATAATGGCTGCGCTCAATGCTAGCAACCCTTGTTTTActgaaagataaaaattaatattttaaaggtttgtttgatttctttttcaggTGTTCATGAACTTGTTGTACTTCTACGGAATGTGTGGAGTGTTGAAGGAGTGCCTTCTTCAGCGATACTTCAGTAAGGTACATTAAATCACATTATATAAGAACGGTATAATGTATCTGACTGGCTATATGATCTCATAACTTAACAACTTATCCTGATAGGAATTTAGGAGTGTCAAACATGGTGAAGGGCTGGACATAATTCAAGTTTGCCGACAGGTGAGAAAAACTCAGTCCCTATCATTGTAATTGTTCCAATATTTAAGTCTTGTCAAGGCAAACACTATATTAGTTTTTACTGTATGTTAAAACAAGACATACAAATTGGAAGGCTCTTGATACTATATGTAATGTGTATACAGGTCTTGGATCAGGGCCAAAGTTTAAATGTCATGCGCTTTTTACAAGCAATTAATGAGTAAGTTTTTATTACTTACACTGTTTATAGTTTTTCCATTTCAACTCATACTGGGATGTTGTAAAAAGGGATAAAAAACTGTTTATTTAGTTACAATGCTGTCATAAGTTGATATCTGAATATATTGATAGGAGGCATGACCTTACAGAGGGCCTGAAGAATCTGCAGTGTAAAACACTTATTTTTGTGGGTGAAAGTAGTCCTTTCCATGCTGAATCTGTGTTTATGAGTACTGTAATGGGCAGCAAAAGCTGTGCTCTTGTCCAGGTAGAATGTTATTCACATTTTTGATCCATTTCTTGTTTCTAATTTATTTAGAGAAGTAATTTGTCCATGTAAGTGCATTCCTAGTAAATAATCGCTTGACTATATAAATAGGCTAAGTCAATGCGGAATACGAAATTAACTTGCAGGgtagaaacaagaaaattttatggaattaaaatttaaaagaaacttTCTTTTCATGTAATTTACTTTTACAGATATTTCTAGAAGTAGGCCAATAAGGTTATTTGAGTGGTGGAAACACTTTATGAATTGTATATTCTCTCTTTCAGAATAGTGTGTGAGGTTTCaactaaggaaaaaaaaaaaaaaaacagaaaagtaggaagtttatgttgaggTGCTTGCTGTGTCTTTGACAGGTCCAGGAATGCGGCTCGTTGGTAACAGAAGAATACCCATTAGCCATGTTGATTCCAATCGAGTTCTTTCTAATGGGGTTAGGATTCTATAGACAACCAGACTTTGCTTCTTTATCAAGTGGTGGCTCAAATCCTACTAGCCCCTCAAGGCACTCTTGCATAGCGCCAGAACTTCTT belongs to Mangifera indica cultivar Alphonso chromosome 2, CATAS_Mindica_2.1, whole genome shotgun sequence and includes:
- the LOC123209244 gene encoding uncharacterized protein LOC123209244, which codes for MRDFPSCFGENGVQVADTSSSNNAKNGQNLVTRVYQSRFRGRPCLINISWSKNLMGQGLSLGIDDAANQCLCKVDIKPWLFSKRKGSKSLEAYTCVIDIYWDLSSAKFGSGPEPLEGFYVGVVVDRQMVLLLGDMIKEAFKKTGAIPAPSKAIFVAKREHVFGKKVFSTKAQFCDYGQIHDLVIECDTSGVNDPCLMIRVDGKMMMQVKRLRWKFRGNNTILVDGFAVEVFWDVYSWLFGASLGNAVFLFKTCLSAEKLWASGPLSDPNTLPWSFSQRFLDSKSQGLGFSLILYAWKNE
- the LOC123208665 gene encoding protein phosphatase 1 regulatory subunit INH3-like; amino-acid sequence: MSATSARPSASVTNTITVENAGSSQSQTLVLRLNRRKKKVTWKEGTVDNEFMQKKSSKKCCIFHKEKPFDEDTSDEEDHHHHHHHSHDHDHNPKDASGSSTTG
- the LOC123203923 gene encoding protein NDL1-like — translated: MDESSDSVCIDIGMAPLGGKECVVKTTKGSVSVFVCGDQEKPPLVTYPDIALNFMLCFQGLFFCPDAASLLLHNFCIYHINAPGHELGAHEISSDVPLLSVDDLAEQVVEVLDFFGLKKVLCLGVTAGAYILTLFAMKYEERVLGLILVSPICKAPSWAEWFYNKVFMNLLYFYGMCGVLKECLLQRYFSKEFRSVKHGEGLDIIQVCRQVLDQGQSLNVMRFLQAINERHDLTEGLKNLQCKTLIFVGESSPFHAESVFMSTVMGSKSCALVQVQECGSLVTEEYPLAMLIPIEFFLMGLGFYRQPDFASLSSGGSNPTSPSRHSCIAPELLSPESLGIKLKPIKTRANIENRHCM